In Nothobranchius furzeri strain GRZ-AD chromosome 19, NfurGRZ-RIMD1, whole genome shotgun sequence, the following are encoded in one genomic region:
- the rpz2 gene encoding rapunzel 2 has translation MADGQDIKGTAVKVLALMEKVTSFASSIDPIFGVVSSLVKVARKGLEDDKTHPLDKDFQEIHTKLESISEKNRLILNDILVKEVIENYGKYEEYIKHQYSSFIQMVAKVKKNPGDAKRYMEAFEKIYERDKSDLSLDVLYNGVMGKSGLFGRPVLMVYLQSCDGDRKTMEHICSHFINLFHIGLIALMGYTAVTEDDEDEVKEKWSKRVTDIQTAMEDVLGKCKDPSS, from the coding sequence ATGGCTGATGGACAAGACATTAAGGGGACAGCGGTCAAagtgttggccctaatggagaaaGTGACCTCCTTCGCCTCCTCCATCGACCCCATCTTTGGAGTCGTCTCATCCCTGGTTAAGGTGGCTCGAAAGGGCTTGGAGGACGACAAGACCCACCCTCTGGACAAGGACTTCCAGGAGATCCACACCAAACTGGAGAGCATTTCCGAAAAGAACCGTCTGATATTGAACGACATCCTCGTCAAAGAGGTGATCGAAAATTACGGCAAGTACGAGGAGTACATCAAGCACCAGTACAGCTCCTTCATCCAAATGGTAGCAAAGGTGAAGAAAAACCCGGGCGACGCCAAACGCTACATGGAGGCGTTTGAGAAAATTTACGAGCGCGACAAGTCAGACCTAAGCCTGGATGTGCTCTACAATGGCGTGATGGGTAAAAGTGGCCTGTTCGGAAGACCTGTACTGATGGTGTATTTGCAAAGCTGCGATGGCGACCGTAAAACCATGGAGCATATCTGCTCACACTTTATCAACCTCTTCCATATTGGCCTCATCGCTCTGATGGGCTACACAGCTGTTACAGAGGATGATGAAGACGAGGTGAAGGAGAAGTGGAGTAAGAGAGTAACGGACATCCAGACGGCGATGGAGGATGTACTTGGTAAATGTAAAGACCCATCGTCCTGA
- the krit1 gene encoding krev interaction trapped protein 1 has protein sequence MGNDAGLEDAFVAVIRPKNQVSLTTKEYKAKAYEILLREVPLEGKEKKKKKVLLATRIKPGDKSKSILDYVDETMRPMSNNQSFIGKRVVHMKKFTLEGDHEGKEASLFVVPVNVKDNSKPIHSPGSPVFYCLQDIMRVCSETSHHFCSITSKMLLALDKWLAEQHTVPHAIPALFRPAPVERVKTNVNNPAYSGDGKLSDEGLNMGYTALEIKSKMMSLEKADMCILNPLFGSDLQYTNRVDKVIINPYFGLGAPDYSKIQIPKREKWQHGPKCVPEDKEHQWVEDFPLHRSACEGDTELLSKLLESGFSVKQLDSDHWAPIHYACWHGKVEASKLLLEKGNCNPNLLNGQLSSPLHFAARGGHAEIVKLLLQHPEIDRHIEDQQKRSPVQVCEENKQNEWEETIKLLQQANGKPYEKVRIYRMDGSYRSVELKHGNNTTVQQIMEGMRLSQETQQYFTIWICSENLHLQLKPYHKPLQHLRIWTEIVTDLTVLDPQREKPQLFLRRDVRLPLEIEKKVEDPLAILILFDEARHCLLKGFFPAPDSKLITLASLLLQIIYGNYESKKHKQGFLNEENLKSIVPISKVKSKAYHWTSRILHEYKALSTSEGVSKEMHHLQRLFLQSCWDIPTYGAAFFTGQVYTKASASNHKVIRVSVGVNTKGLHLMNMETKALLISLEYGTFMWQLGHADQYFQIHSRDNKMNFIVHTKQSGLIVKLLMKLSGHMTPTEKGPTDKYAYG, from the exons ATGGGCAACGACGCCGGATTGGAAGATGCATTTGTCGCCGTCATTCGCCCAAAGAATCAAGTCAGCCTTACCACAAAGGAATACAAAGCCAAAGCATACGAG ATTCTGCTGAGAGAAGTGCCTCTAGAGgggaaggagaaaaaaaagaagaaagttcTTCTGGCAACACGGATTAAACCAGGAGACAAATCTAAATCTATTTTGGATTATGTCGATGAAACAATGAGACCAATGTCAAATAATCAGAGCTTCATAG GAAAGCGTGTGGTGCACATGAAGAAGTTTACTCTCGAAGGTGACCACGAAGGGAAAGAGGCATCTCTTTTTGTCGTGCCGGTTAACGTTAAAG ACAACAGCAAACCCATCCACAGTCCTGGGAGTCCTGTCTTTTACTGCCTTCAGGACATCATGCGTGTTTGCAGTGAAACCAGTCATCACTTCTGCTCCATCACCTCCAAGATGCTCCTGGCCCTGGACAA GTGGTTAGCAGAGCAGCACACCGTGCCTCACGCCATACCGGCTCTCTTCCGACCGGCTCCCGTTGAGCGTGTGAAAACCAACGTGAACAACCCGGCTTACAGCGGCGACGGCAAACTGAGCGACGAAGGTCTGAACATGGGCTACACCGCTCTGGAGATCAAAAGCAAGATGATGTCCCTGGAGAAGGCCGACATGTGCATCCTGAATCCGCTGTTTGGCTCGGATCTACAGTACACTAACAGA GTGGATAAAGTTATTATAAACCCGTACTTTGGGCTTGGAGCACCAGACTACTCCAAAATCCAGATTCCCAAAAGGGAAAAGTGGCAACATGGCCCCAAGTGTGTTCCAGAAGACAA GGAACACCAGTGGGTGGAGGACTTCCCTCTCCACCGCAGTGCCTGTGAAGGAGACACTGAGCTGCTTTCCAAACTTCTAGAAAGCGGTTTCTCAGTCAAGCAACTGGACAGCGATCACTGGGCTCCGATACACTACGCCTGCTG GCACGGTAAAGTCGAAGCCAGCAAGCTCTTGCTGGAGAAAGGCAACTGTAATCCTAATCTGCTGAACGGCCAGCTCAGCTCACCTCTTCACTTTGCAGCCAGAGGAGGCCACGCCGAGATAGTGAAGCTCCTCCTGCAGCATCCTGAGATCGACCGG CACATAGAGGACCAGCAGAAGAGATCACCCgtccaggtgtgtgaggagaacaaACAAAACGAGTGGGAGGAGACGATAAAACTGCTGCAGCAAGCCAACGGCAAACCA TACGAGAAGGTGCGTATTTATCGTATGGATGGCTCCTATCGCTCTGTGGAActgaaacatggcaacaacacaACTGTGCAGCAGATAATGGAGGGCATGCGGCTTTCTCAAGAGACCCAGCAGTACTTCACCATCTGGATCTGCTCAGAGAACCTCC ACCTGCAGCTGAAGCCGTACCACAAGCCCCTGCAGCATCTGCGCATCTGGACGGAGATTGTGACGGACTTGACAGTGTTGGATCCtcaaagagagaagccccagctcttCCTGCGCAGGGATGTCCGACTGCCTCTGGAAATAGAAAAAAAG GTTGAGGACCCGCTGGCCATCCTCATCCTCTTCGACGAGGCCCGTCACTGCCTCCTGAAGGGTTTCTTTCCAGCGCCGGACAGCAAGCTGATCACACTGGCGAGCCTGCTCCTGCAGATCATCTATGGCAACTATGAGAGCAAAAAGCACAAACAAGGCTTCCTTAA TGAGGAAAACCTGAAATCAATAGTGCCGATATCGAAGGTGAAAAGCAAAGCATACCACTGGACCAGCAGGATCCTTCATGAATACAAA GCTCTGAGCACCAGCGAGGGAGTGAGCAAAGAGATGCACCACTTGCAGAGGCTCTTCCTACAGAGCTGTTGGGACATCCCGACCTATGGAGCTGCCTTCTTCACGGGCCAGGTCTACACCAAGGCCAGTGCTAGCAACCACAAAGTCATCCGCGTGTCCGTGGGGGTCAACACGAAGGGGCTGCACCTGATGAACATGGAAACCAAG GCTCTTCTCATCAGCTTAGAGTACGGCACGTTCATGTGGCAACTGGGACATGCCGACCAGTACTTCCAGATCCACAGCAGAGACAACAAAATGAACTTCATTGTGCACACCAAACAG TCTGGCCTTATTGTGAAGCTTTTAATGAAACTAAGCGGACACATGACTCCTACCGAAAAAGGCCCAACAGATAAATACGCCTACGGCTAG
- the LOC107394624 gene encoding 1-phosphatidylinositol phosphodiesterase has protein sequence MYKLIPQLMVLLGAIGFSRGAIQRPDYDDTPIPEFLNPFWMAGIPDDRPLSEVTMPGSHNTMALYGGVYAECQTWSLASQLRAGVRFLDVRVRHVNGNLTIHHGVSYQRAHFGHVLEAVVDFLHENPTETVLMRVKEEFSETNNIYGAVVDYIHRYAYWDLLWHSRLVPTMGKARGKLIILQNFTGPDLGMRYNSLDIADDWKVPTLLHLREKWQSVYKHLEAAPSGNMAQIFLTYISGAGVFAHPRAVAQRINLKLYEYLRDKPDRNHRFGIICLDFPAAPIIQMIIDFQFK, from the exons ATGTACAAGCTGATACCACAGCTGATGGTGCTGCTGGG AGCGATTGGTTTTAGTCGTGGTGCCATTCAAAGACCCGATTATGATGACACACCCATCCCGGAGTTCCTCAACCCTTTCTGGATGGCCGGCATCCCTGATGATAGGCCTCTGTCTGAGGTCACCATGCCAGGAAGCCACAACACCATGGCCCTGTACGGTGGTGTGTATGCCGAGTGTCAAACCTGGAGCCTGGCCTCCCAGCTCCGGGCCGGCGTTCGGTTTCTAGATGTCCGTGTGCGTCACGTCAACGGGAACCTTACCATTCACCATGGGGTGTCATACCAGCGGGCTCATTTTGGTCATGTCTTAGAGGCCGTGGTTGACTTTCTGCACGAAAACCCAACTGAGACGGTGCTGATGCGTGTTAAAGAAGAGTTCAGTGAGACGAATAACATCTATGGTGCTGTGGTAGACTACATCCATCGGTATGCTTACTGGGACCTGTTGTGGCACAGCCGACTAGTGCCAACCATGGGCAAGGCTCGAGGGAAACTCATCATCCTGCAGAACTTCACTGGACCAGACTTGGGGATGCGCTACAACTCCCTAGACATAGCGGATGACTGGAAG GTGCCCACACTTTTGCACCTGAGGGAGAAATGGCAGAGTGTTTACAAACACCTGGAGGCTGCACCTTCCGGAAACATGGCGCAGATCTTTCTCACCTACATCAGTGGGGCCGGTGTGTTTGCTCACCCCAGAGCTGTCGCACAGCGCATCAACCTAAAGCTATACGAATACCTCCGGGATAAGCCGGATCGGAACCATCGCTTCGGAATCATATGCCTGGACTTCCCTGCTGCCCCAATTATCCAAATGATCATTGACTTCCAGTTTAAATAG
- the LOC129164587 gene encoding transmembrane protein 272: MESRPQSAVVVATLVVVNIIWWMQMLAAIGLGATHLNRCPVQPYIPIYLIVLGANGIISLIFTYITKIKNDGAIHALSLACMTFLHIFSFAWLIAGSVWVYAVYPPNYSGTDRFCHKTTYLFAFVITTLLWAAVSFLFICGGCCMLLTCCTTLVARQRLIPSRYSFYGATGEPAAGEV, from the exons ATGGAGTCCAGACCCCAAAGTGCCGTTGTGGTTGCAACACTTG tTGTGGTGAACATTATTTGGTGGATGCAAATGTTAGCAGCCATTGGACTGG GGGCCACACATCTGAACCGGTGTCCTGTGCAACCTTACATTCCCATTTACCTGATTGTTCTGGGAGCAAACGGCATCATCTCTCTGATTTTCACCTACATTACCAAAATCAAAAACGACGGAGCCATCCACGCCCTGAGCTTGGCCTGCATGACCTTCCTGCACATCTTCAGCTTTGCATGGTTAATAGCAG GCTCTGTGTGGGTTTATGCCGTTTATCCTCCAAACTACTCTGGAACAGATCGATTCTGCCACAAGACGACCTATCTGTTTGCTTTTGTTATCACCACACTGCTGTGGGCTGCCGTGTCCTTCCTATTTATCTGTGGTGGCTGCTGCATGCTTCTGACGTGTTGCACAACTTTAGTTGCAAGACAACGCTTGATACCCAGCCGTTACTCCTTCTATGGTGCAACAGGCGAACCTGCTGCTGGTGAAGTGTGA